One genomic region from Musa acuminata AAA Group cultivar baxijiao unplaced genomic scaffold, Cavendish_Baxijiao_AAA HiC_scaffold_778, whole genome shotgun sequence encodes:
- the LOC135663979 gene encoding protein DROOPING LEAF-like produces MDYSVSPTEHICYVRCSYCNTVLKVGVPSKRMIDTVTVRCGHCDHLSFLCPSDHQMALQETCTDYIRGIPLSLPPPPPSSSSSLREQIIQKPPFVTKPPEKKHRMPSAYNRFMREEIQRIKAAKPDIPHREAFSKASKNWARCDPRRSTSVSISGAKSKPASVPQVIKESSCPIVESSSIYKQMEQKE; encoded by the exons ATGGACTACTCGGTCTCTCCCACTGAGCACATCTGCTACGTGCGTTGCAGCTATTGCAACACAGTTCTTAAG GTTGGCGTCCCATCCAAGAGGATGATAGACACAGTAACCGTGAGATGCGGTCACTGCGACCATCTCTCCTTCCTCTGCCCCAGTGACCATCAGATGGCTCTTCAG GAGACTTGCACTGATTACATCAGGGGCATACCGTTGTcgttgccgccgccaccaccatcatcatcatcatcattaagaGAACAAATAATCCAAAAACCACCATTTGTCACGAAAC CTCCTGAGAAGAAACACAGAATGCCTTCAGCCTATAATCGCTTCATGAG AGAGGAAATACAGCGAATTAAAGCAGCAAAACCTGATATTCCACACCGAGAAGCTTTCAGCAAGGCCTCGAAGAAC TGGGCTAGGTGTGATCCTCGTCGGTCGACCTCGGTTTCGATCTCTGGTGCTAAGAGTAAGCCGGCTTCTGTTCCTCAAGTG ATAAAGGAAAGCAGTTGCCCTATAGTGGAAAGCTCCAGCATTTACAAGCAAATGGAGCAGAAGGAATAG